A window of Streptomyces sp. SAI-127 contains these coding sequences:
- a CDS encoding beta-galactosidase yields the protein MFELPPRVLFGAAYYHEYQPYERLKDDLDLMAEARFTVIRVGESVWSTWEPENGRFDLDWLQPVLDGAHERGISVILGTPTYAVPPWLARQYPEIAGESRTGERIGWGARQEVDFTHPAFRFHAERIIRKIVARYADHPAVIGYQVDNEPGPHLLHNHGVFQRFTDELRAQYGDVETLNREWGLVYWSHRLSTWADLWTPDGNAQPQYDLAWRRFQARLVTEFIAWQADIVREYARPGQFVTTCISYDRLGVEDDKLTERLDVTAGNPYYTMQDALELPDRGGDGQDWTTNGTWALYRSADRMYSSRQEPFLVTETNAQAISYPWNNRPAYDGQWRQAAWALISRGASMIEYWHWHTLHFGTETYWGGILPHNGRPGRVYRELASLGAELEKAGDLAAALTPDADVAFVYDGPSKWALQAQPPLALADGGANGRSYETVFDAFYRGAFDAGLQTRILHPGQLSTAALPDVLVAPAFYAADDETLDRLKAYAEAGGHLIVGPRTGYGDTEARARTEAQPGRLAEAAGVTYDEFSNLGAPLPVTGTDSLTLPSEACALHWADGLQPQGAEELAAYDHPHFGRWPAATTHRHGAGRITYVGTVPDPAFARAVFEWAAPASWRPALPSVTATSATARDGRRVRFLHNWSWEAVSVAVPMSLRDALTDEVYSEAVPLGPWDVKILTEDETKEELR from the coding sequence ATGTTCGAGCTTCCGCCCCGCGTTCTGTTCGGCGCCGCCTACTACCACGAGTACCAGCCGTACGAACGCCTGAAGGACGACCTCGACCTGATGGCCGAGGCCCGCTTCACGGTGATCCGGGTCGGCGAGTCCGTGTGGTCCACCTGGGAACCGGAGAACGGCCGCTTCGACCTCGACTGGCTCCAGCCCGTCCTGGACGGCGCTCACGAGCGGGGCATCTCGGTGATCCTCGGAACACCGACGTACGCCGTACCGCCGTGGCTGGCCCGCCAGTACCCGGAGATCGCGGGGGAGTCACGCACGGGTGAGCGCATCGGCTGGGGTGCCCGGCAGGAGGTCGACTTCACCCACCCGGCGTTCCGCTTCCACGCCGAACGGATCATCCGGAAGATCGTCGCCCGGTACGCCGACCACCCCGCCGTGATCGGCTACCAGGTCGACAACGAACCTGGCCCCCATCTCCTGCACAACCACGGCGTGTTCCAGCGCTTCACCGACGAACTCCGCGCGCAGTACGGCGACGTGGAGACCCTCAACCGCGAATGGGGCCTGGTCTACTGGTCGCACCGGCTCTCCACCTGGGCCGACCTGTGGACCCCCGACGGCAACGCCCAGCCCCAGTACGACCTGGCCTGGCGGCGCTTCCAGGCCCGGCTCGTCACCGAGTTCATCGCCTGGCAGGCGGACATCGTCCGCGAGTACGCCCGCCCCGGCCAGTTCGTCACCACCTGCATCTCCTACGACCGCCTCGGCGTCGAGGACGACAAGCTCACCGAACGGCTCGACGTCACCGCGGGCAACCCGTACTACACGATGCAGGACGCCCTCGAACTGCCCGACCGGGGCGGCGACGGACAGGACTGGACGACCAACGGCACCTGGGCGCTGTACCGCAGCGCCGACCGCATGTACTCCTCCCGCCAGGAACCGTTCCTGGTCACGGAGACCAACGCCCAGGCCATCAGCTACCCGTGGAACAACCGCCCCGCCTACGACGGCCAATGGCGTCAGGCCGCCTGGGCGTTGATCTCCCGCGGTGCCTCGATGATCGAGTACTGGCACTGGCACACCCTGCACTTCGGCACCGAGACCTACTGGGGCGGCATCCTCCCGCACAACGGCCGCCCCGGCCGCGTGTACCGGGAACTCGCCTCGCTGGGAGCGGAGTTGGAGAAGGCGGGCGACCTCGCGGCGGCCCTCACCCCGGACGCCGACGTCGCCTTCGTGTACGACGGCCCCAGCAAATGGGCGCTCCAGGCGCAGCCGCCACTCGCCCTGGCGGACGGGGGCGCGAACGGGCGGTCGTACGAGACGGTCTTCGACGCCTTCTACCGGGGCGCCTTCGACGCGGGGCTCCAGACCCGCATCCTCCACCCCGGGCAGCTCTCGACGGCCGCACTGCCCGACGTCCTTGTCGCCCCCGCCTTCTACGCCGCCGACGACGAGACCCTCGACCGCCTCAAGGCCTACGCCGAGGCGGGCGGGCACCTGATCGTCGGTCCCCGCACCGGGTACGGCGACACCGAGGCGAGGGCCCGCACCGAAGCGCAGCCCGGAAGGCTGGCGGAGGCGGCCGGGGTGACGTACGACGAGTTCAGCAACCTGGGCGCCCCACTGCCGGTCACCGGCACGGATAGTCTCACCCTGCCGTCCGAAGCGTGCGCCCTGCACTGGGCCGACGGTCTCCAGCCGCAGGGGGCCGAGGAGTTGGCGGCCTACGACCACCCCCACTTCGGGCGCTGGCCGGCGGCCACGACACATCGTCATGGCGCGGGCCGCATCACCTACGTGGGTACGGTTCCCGACCCGGCTTTCGCCCGGGCCGTGTTCGAGTGGGCCGCCCCGGCCTCCTGGCGTCCGGCCCTTCCGAGCGTCACCGCGACCTCGGCCACCGCCCGCGACGGCCGCCGGGTCCGCTTCCTGCACAACTGGTCGTGGGAGGCGGTCTCGGTCGCCGTGCCGATGTCCCTACGGGACGCTCTGACGGACGAGGTGTACTCGGAGGCCGTGCCCCTGGGGCCCTGGGACGTGAAGATCCTCACGGAGGACGAGACGAAGGAGGAGCTCCGCTAG
- a CDS encoding CaiB/BaiF CoA-transferase family protein, whose product MSVPQLPLSGVTVVSLEQAVAAPYATRQLADLGARVIKVERPGEGDFARRYDTTVHGHSSYFVWLNRSKESLTLDLKDPRGLEILHQLLDGADVFVQNLAPGAADRLGLGVDVLAERWPRLIPCTISGYGTDGPWADRKSYDLLVQCQTGLVSLTGTAEETARVGISVADIAAGMYAYSGVLTALYTRATTGRAHPVEVSLFEALAEWMGQPANYTRYGGSQPPRLGTQHATIAPYGAFTAADGKDVLFSIQNEREWLALCTHFLRRPELAGDPRFATGSARVAHREELNAVVAERIARSDAGKVLKDLEDIGIACAGVNDVAAFLDHPVLAARGRWHEVAVPGGATVEALLPPADLAGLPARMDPVPAVGEHTEAILTELGRTGDDIAALRADAVV is encoded by the coding sequence ATGAGCGTGCCGCAGCTTCCCCTGTCCGGGGTCACGGTGGTCAGCCTGGAGCAGGCCGTGGCCGCGCCCTACGCCACCCGGCAGCTGGCCGACCTCGGCGCCAGGGTGATCAAGGTGGAGCGGCCGGGCGAGGGTGACTTCGCCCGCCGCTACGACACGACCGTGCACGGCCACTCCAGCTACTTCGTGTGGCTCAACCGGTCCAAGGAGTCGCTCACGCTCGACCTCAAGGACCCGCGCGGTCTTGAGATCCTGCACCAACTCCTCGACGGCGCCGACGTGTTCGTACAGAACCTGGCTCCGGGCGCGGCCGACCGGCTGGGCCTGGGCGTGGACGTTCTCGCCGAGCGTTGGCCGCGGCTGATCCCGTGCACGATCTCCGGATACGGCACCGACGGGCCGTGGGCGGACCGCAAGTCGTACGACCTGCTCGTACAGTGCCAGACGGGCCTGGTGTCGCTGACCGGGACCGCCGAGGAGACCGCACGGGTCGGGATCTCGGTCGCCGACATCGCAGCCGGGATGTACGCCTACAGCGGCGTCCTCACCGCCCTGTACACCCGGGCCACCACCGGCAGGGCCCACCCGGTGGAGGTGTCGCTGTTCGAGGCACTGGCCGAGTGGATGGGCCAGCCGGCCAATTACACGCGTTACGGCGGAAGCCAGCCGCCGCGTCTGGGCACCCAGCACGCCACCATCGCCCCGTACGGCGCCTTCACCGCCGCCGACGGCAAGGACGTGCTCTTCTCCATCCAGAACGAACGCGAGTGGCTCGCCCTCTGTACACATTTCCTACGACGGCCCGAGCTGGCCGGGGATCCGCGCTTCGCCACCGGCTCCGCCCGGGTCGCCCACCGCGAGGAACTCAACGCCGTGGTCGCCGAGCGGATCGCACGCTCCGACGCCGGGAAGGTCTTGAAGGACCTGGAGGACATCGGCATCGCCTGCGCCGGGGTGAATGACGTCGCCGCGTTCCTCGACCACCCGGTGCTGGCCGCCCGCGGCCGCTGGCACGAGGTCGCCGTTCCCGGCGGGGCCACGGTGGAGGCGCTGCTGCCCCCGGCCGACCTCGCGGGACTGCCCGCCCGCATGGACCCGGTCCCGGCCGTGGGCGAGCACACCGAGGCGATCCTCACGGAGCTCGGCCGTACCGGCGACGACATCGCGGCGCTGCGCGCCGACGCGGTCGTCTGA
- a CDS encoding SDR family oxidoreductase — protein sequence MTTTLITGANKGLGFETARQLIAAGHTVYVGARDAERGRRAADELGARFVQLDVTDDASVEAAAKTLDAAGGLDVLINNAGIETRTEDNSVPVAATVTADHMRSTFETNVFGVVRVLHAFLPLLQRSAAPVVVNVSSGLGSLSHLSDPDHPAHFYPGIAYPTSKTAVNMLTVQYAKAFPAMRINSVEPGFTKTDLNGNTGTQTVAEGAEIIVRMAQVGPDGPTGGYFDAEGPLPW from the coding sequence ATGACGACAACACTCATCACCGGAGCGAACAAGGGTCTCGGCTTCGAGACCGCCCGCCAACTGATCGCCGCAGGCCACACCGTCTATGTCGGCGCCCGTGACGCCGAGCGCGGCCGCCGCGCCGCCGACGAGCTCGGCGCGCGGTTCGTCCAGCTCGACGTCACCGACGACGCCTCCGTCGAGGCCGCGGCCAAGACCCTGGACGCCGCGGGCGGCCTCGACGTCCTGATCAACAACGCCGGCATCGAGACCCGCACCGAGGACAACAGCGTGCCGGTCGCGGCGACCGTGACCGCCGACCACATGCGCAGCACCTTCGAGACGAACGTCTTCGGTGTCGTCCGCGTCCTGCACGCCTTCCTGCCGCTGCTCCAGCGCTCGGCCGCGCCCGTCGTGGTCAACGTCAGCAGCGGCCTGGGCTCGCTGTCCCATCTCTCCGACCCGGACCACCCCGCGCACTTCTACCCGGGCATCGCCTACCCGACGTCCAAGACCGCGGTCAACATGCTCACCGTGCAGTACGCGAAGGCGTTCCCGGCCATGCGGATCAACTCCGTGGAGCCCGGATTCACCAAGACCGACCTGAACGGCAACACGGGCACACAGACCGTGGCGGAGGGCGCCGAGATTATCGTCCGCATGGCCCAGGTCGGCCCGGACGGCCCGACCGGAGGCTACTTCGACGCCGAGGGCCCGCTGCCCTGGTGA
- a CDS encoding electron transfer flavoprotein subunit beta/FixA family protein, producing MSLRIVVTVKYVPDATGDRHFADDLTVDRDDVDGLLSELDEYAVEQALQIAEAADDAEVTVVTVGPEDAKDALRKALSMGADKAVHVEDDDLHGTDALGTSLVLAKAIEKAGYDLVISGMASTDGTMGVVPALLAERLGVPQVTLLSEVTVEGGTVKGRRDGDSATEQLEASLPAVVSVTDQSGEARYPSFKGIMAAKKKPVQAWDLSDLDLEAEQVGLEGSYTTVDSATERPARTAGTIVKDEGEGGKQLAEFLASQKFI from the coding sequence TTGAGCTTGAGGATCGTTGTCACTGTGAAGTACGTGCCCGACGCCACCGGCGACCGGCACTTCGCCGATGACCTGACCGTCGACCGGGACGACGTGGACGGTCTGCTCTCCGAGCTCGACGAGTACGCGGTCGAGCAGGCGCTGCAGATCGCCGAAGCAGCGGACGATGCCGAAGTCACGGTGGTCACCGTGGGCCCCGAGGACGCCAAGGACGCGCTGCGCAAGGCCCTGTCGATGGGTGCCGACAAGGCCGTCCACGTCGAGGACGACGACCTGCACGGCACCGACGCCCTCGGCACCTCGCTGGTGCTGGCCAAGGCGATCGAGAAGGCCGGTTACGACCTGGTGATCTCCGGTATGGCCTCCACCGACGGCACCATGGGCGTGGTTCCGGCGCTGCTGGCCGAGCGTCTGGGTGTGCCGCAGGTGACCCTGCTGTCCGAGGTGACGGTCGAGGGCGGCACGGTCAAGGGCCGCCGCGACGGCGACTCCGCCACCGAGCAGCTGGAGGCCTCGCTGCCGGCGGTGGTGTCGGTGACCGACCAGTCGGGCGAGGCGCGTTACCCCTCCTTCAAGGGCATCATGGCGGCGAAGAAGAAGCCGGTGCAGGCCTGGGACCTGTCCGACCTGGACCTGGAGGCCGAGCAGGTCGGCCTGGAGGGCTCCTACACCACGGTCGACTCCGCCACGGAGCGCCCGGCCCGTACCGCGGGCACGATCGTCAAGGACGAGGGCGAGGGCGGCAAGCAGCTCGCCGAGTTCCTCGCAAGCCAGAAGTTCATCTGA
- a CDS encoding helix-turn-helix domain-containing protein: MKELAGRLTALDPDAGAAVRVIAYFDRLSEARAGLEALVRGAAVLAGVPARLVDAERRVQVRVEADGTRRDSGVPPDPGWPTTALAPGGAAALWLERAEAAPSVVDAVILERAAGAVRLVLDRTRGRAPVDDPALVETVLDATAPEAARLHAARGLGLEPTASARALAPFGGRPRVVAGRADAELPAGRVGVGPAVPVLDLPRSWAEARTALRFTAEGTAQDPGPKIVYAGELGGVALLADLVAPGAEPPPDVQALEAAGAATPWLLGTLHAVVSTASLRAAAAEINVHHSTLQDRLSHAEHLLGWPLRTPQGRLRLQLALTMRHLARS; the protein is encoded by the coding sequence ATGAAAGAGCTGGCCGGGCGCCTCACCGCGCTGGATCCGGATGCCGGTGCCGCCGTCCGGGTCATCGCCTACTTCGATCGGCTGTCCGAGGCCCGCGCGGGGCTGGAGGCGCTGGTGCGGGGGGCCGCCGTACTGGCCGGAGTGCCCGCCCGGCTGGTCGATGCCGAGCGGCGGGTGCAGGTGCGGGTCGAGGCCGACGGGACGCGCCGGGACTCCGGGGTGCCGCCGGATCCCGGGTGGCCCACGACCGCGCTCGCGCCCGGTGGGGCCGCCGCGCTGTGGCTGGAGCGCGCGGAGGCGGCGCCCAGTGTGGTCGACGCGGTGATTCTGGAGCGCGCCGCGGGGGCCGTACGGCTCGTGCTGGACCGTACGCGGGGACGCGCGCCCGTCGATGATCCGGCGCTGGTCGAGACCGTGCTGGATGCCACGGCACCCGAGGCCGCCCGGTTGCACGCGGCGCGTGGGCTCGGGCTGGAGCCCACGGCGTCCGCGCGTGCGCTGGCCCCGTTCGGCGGGCGGCCCCGGGTCGTGGCCGGGCGGGCGGACGCCGAACTGCCCGCGGGGCGGGTCGGGGTGGGGCCCGCCGTGCCCGTGCTCGATCTGCCGCGGTCCTGGGCGGAGGCCCGCACCGCGCTGCGGTTCACCGCGGAGGGCACGGCTCAGGATCCCGGACCGAAGATCGTGTACGCCGGAGAACTGGGCGGCGTCGCGCTCCTGGCCGACCTCGTCGCGCCGGGCGCCGAGCCGCCGCCCGACGTCCAGGCGCTGGAGGCGGCGGGGGCGGCCACGCCCTGGCTGCTCGGCACGCTGCACGCCGTGGTCTCGACGGCGAGCCTGCGTGCGGCTGCCGCCGAGATCAACGTCCACCACTCCACCCTCCAGGACCGGCTGTCCCACGCGGAGCATCTGCTGGGCTGGCCCTTGCGCACACCTCAGGGGCGACTGCGGCTGCAACTGGCCCTGACCATGAGGCACTTGGCACGGTCGTAG
- a CDS encoding electron transfer flavoprotein subunit alpha/FixB family protein encodes MAEVLVYVDHVDGAVRKPTLELLTLARRIGEPVAVALGAGAADTAAVLGEHGATRVLAHDASEYADYLVVPKVDALQAAVAEVSPAAVLVPSSAEGKEIAARLALRIGSGIITDAVDLEAGEAGPVATQSVFAASFTTKSRVAKGTPVITVKPNSAAVEAAPANPAVSELSVTFSAQATGTKVTGRTPRESTGRPELTEAAIVVSGGRGVNGSENFAIIEALADSLGAAVGASRAAVDAGWYPHTNQVGQTGKSVSPQLYIANGISGAIQHRAGMQTSKTIVAVNKDAEAPIFDLVDYGVVGDLFDVVPALTEEINTRKG; translated from the coding sequence ATGGCTGAAGTTCTCGTCTATGTCGATCACGTGGACGGTGCCGTCCGCAAGCCCACCCTGGAGCTGCTGACCCTGGCCCGCCGTATCGGCGAGCCGGTCGCCGTCGCGCTGGGTGCCGGTGCCGCCGACACCGCCGCCGTCCTGGGCGAGCACGGCGCGACCCGCGTGCTGGCCCACGACGCCTCCGAGTACGCCGACTACCTGGTCGTCCCCAAGGTCGACGCGCTGCAGGCCGCCGTCGCCGAAGTGTCCCCGGCCGCCGTGCTGGTGCCGTCCTCCGCCGAGGGCAAGGAGATCGCCGCCCGCCTGGCGCTGCGGATCGGCTCCGGCATCATCACCGACGCCGTCGACCTGGAAGCCGGCGAGGCGGGCCCGGTGGCCACCCAGTCGGTGTTCGCCGCGTCCTTCACCACCAAGTCCCGCGTCGCCAAGGGCACCCCGGTCATCACCGTCAAGCCCAACTCCGCCGCCGTGGAGGCCGCCCCGGCCAACCCCGCGGTATCGGAGCTGTCGGTGACGTTCTCCGCGCAGGCCACCGGCACCAAGGTGACCGGCCGTACCCCGCGTGAGTCGACCGGGCGTCCGGAGCTGACCGAGGCCGCGATCGTGGTCTCCGGCGGCCGCGGCGTCAACGGCTCCGAGAACTTCGCGATCATCGAGGCCCTGGCCGACTCCCTCGGCGCGGCCGTCGGCGCCTCCCGGGCCGCGGTGGACGCGGGCTGGTACCCGCACACCAACCAGGTCGGCCAGACCGGCAAGAGCGTCTCGCCGCAGCTGTACATCGCCAACGGCATCTCCGGCGCGATCCAGCACCGCGCCGGCATGCAGACCTCCAAGACCATCGTGGCGGTCAACAAGGACGCCGAGGCCCCGATCTTCGACCTCGTCGACTACGGCGTCGTCGGCGACCTCTTCGACGTCGTCCCCGCCCTCACCGAGGAGATCAACACCCGCAAGGGCTGA
- a CDS encoding GntR family transcriptional regulator, with the protein MAEQNQRDSIYLRLARELRAAILRQDFPEGVRLPTEAELADRFGISRQTVRRAFQDLVAEGLVHRVPGRGTFATPREEQYLRQFGSVDDLMGLSIDTRMQVVTPLHRRVDVDAAGRLGLHSDRVHKVAFLRLHEDTAFCHTSVFLPPEVGRLLESVPELAGPGTAGATTVIGLLDERLPEPIAEAEQSITVAAADAGISGHLGCEPGRALLRIDRVYQSAAGRLVELAVSHFLPEHYSYRVRLRRSGR; encoded by the coding sequence ATGGCTGAGCAGAACCAGCGCGACAGCATCTACCTGCGGCTGGCACGGGAGTTGCGGGCGGCGATCCTGCGCCAGGACTTCCCGGAGGGGGTGCGGCTGCCGACCGAGGCCGAGCTGGCCGACCGGTTCGGGATCAGCCGCCAGACCGTACGGCGGGCATTCCAGGACCTCGTCGCCGAGGGGCTGGTGCACCGGGTGCCGGGCCGGGGCACTTTCGCCACCCCCCGTGAGGAGCAGTACCTGCGTCAGTTCGGTTCGGTGGACGACCTGATGGGCCTGTCCATCGACACCCGCATGCAGGTCGTCACGCCCCTGCACCGACGGGTCGACGTCGACGCGGCGGGACGGCTGGGTCTGCACAGCGACCGGGTGCACAAGGTCGCTTTCCTACGGCTGCACGAGGACACCGCGTTCTGCCACACCTCAGTGTTTCTGCCGCCGGAGGTCGGCCGCCTTCTGGAGTCGGTCCCGGAACTGGCCGGGCCCGGCACCGCCGGTGCCACCACGGTCATCGGACTGCTCGACGAACGGCTGCCCGAGCCCATCGCCGAGGCCGAGCAGAGCATCACGGTCGCGGCGGCCGACGCCGGGATCTCCGGACACCTCGGGTGCGAACCGGGCCGTGCGCTGCTGCGCATCGACCGGGTCTACCAGTCGGCGGCCGGACGGCTCGTGGAGCTGGCCGTCAGTCACTTCCTGCCCGAGCACTACTCGTATCGCGTACGGCTGCGGCGCAGCGGACGCTGA
- a CDS encoding MarR family transcriptional regulator, producing MTATDPALTALAQGWCALSLLHGRIEAHIERALQAGHDLSVREYSLLDVLGRQHDGEGGHLQMKQVADAVVLSQSATTRLVTRLEDRGLLSRYLCPTDRRGIYTDVTDAGRTLLEQARPTNEKALREALDQAATNPELAPLVRALEAHGVPA from the coding sequence ATGACCGCCACAGACCCCGCACTGACCGCCCTCGCCCAGGGCTGGTGCGCGCTCTCCCTGCTGCACGGACGGATCGAGGCCCACATCGAGCGCGCCCTGCAGGCCGGACACGACCTCAGCGTGCGCGAGTACTCCCTGCTCGACGTCCTGGGCCGCCAGCACGACGGCGAGGGCGGACATCTGCAGATGAAGCAGGTCGCCGACGCCGTCGTTCTCAGCCAGAGCGCCACGACCCGCCTGGTCACCCGCCTCGAGGACCGCGGCCTGCTCTCCCGCTACCTCTGCCCCACCGACCGCCGCGGCATCTACACCGACGTCACCGACGCGGGCCGCACCCTCCTCGAACAAGCCCGCCCCACCAACGAGAAGGCCCTCCGCGAAGCCCTCGACCAGGCGGCCACGAACCCCGAACTCGCCCCTCTCGTACGAGCCCTCGAAGCCCACGGCGTGCCGGCCTGA
- a CDS encoding helix-turn-helix transcriptional regulator, protein MAVTELGRALRRWRDRVPPDAAGLPSGGHRRAAGLRREELALLAGISVDYVTRLEQGRAASPSVQVVEALARALRLSGDERTYLFGLAELVPPGPDVVPGFITPSVQRLLDRLVDTAVAVSDAAMTLLLANPMYAALMGDPSVLNGFERNAVWRNFTGMPTRVRHTPEERRDFEAGMVAELRAAAARYPADRQLHALVTGLRTRSERFAELWDAGVVGRLAGSRKAIEHPQAGALTLDCDLLRVEENDLHILVYSAEPGTEAAEKLRLISVLGTQSLAERS, encoded by the coding sequence ATGGCGGTGACAGAACTGGGACGGGCGCTGCGGCGCTGGCGCGACCGGGTTCCCCCGGACGCGGCCGGGCTGCCCTCCGGCGGCCATCGGCGGGCTGCCGGACTGCGGCGCGAGGAGCTGGCCCTGCTGGCCGGCATCTCGGTCGACTATGTGACGCGTCTCGAACAGGGGCGGGCGGCCAGCCCGTCCGTGCAGGTCGTCGAGGCGTTGGCCCGGGCGCTGCGGCTCTCGGGGGACGAGCGGACGTACCTCTTCGGCCTCGCGGAACTGGTGCCACCGGGGCCGGATGTCGTGCCCGGGTTCATCACGCCCAGCGTGCAGCGGCTGCTGGACCGGCTGGTCGACACCGCCGTCGCGGTCTCCGACGCGGCCATGACGCTGCTGCTGGCCAACCCGATGTACGCGGCTCTGATGGGCGATCCGTCGGTCCTGAACGGCTTCGAACGCAACGCGGTGTGGCGCAACTTCACGGGCATGCCGACCAGGGTGCGGCACACGCCGGAGGAACGGCGTGACTTCGAGGCGGGCATGGTCGCCGAACTGCGCGCGGCCGCCGCCCGCTATCCCGCCGACCGCCAACTCCATGCTCTCGTGACTGGGTTGCGCACCAGGAGTGAGCGGTTCGCCGAACTGTGGGACGCGGGAGTGGTGGGCCGTCTCGCCGGCTCGCGCAAGGCGATCGAGCATCCGCAGGCCGGCGCGCTCACGCTCGACTGCGACCTGCTCCGGGTGGAGGAGAACGACCTGCACATCCTCGTGTACTCGGCCGAGCCGGGCACCGAGGCCGCCGAGAAGCTGCGGCTGATCTCGGTGCTGGGCACGCAGAGCCTGGCCGAGCGAAGCTAG
- a CDS encoding acyl-CoA dehydrogenase family protein — MSVLDILSDDERLVVRTVREFVDRDVRPVVRELEHSDTYPEHLIERMKELGVYGLAIPEEYGGNPVSTPCFVLVTEELARGWMSLAGAMGGHTVVAKLLLHFGTEEQKSRCLPRMATGELRATMALTEPGGGSDLQSITTVARREGDEYVVDGAKTWITNSRRSGLIALLCKTDPTAEPRHTGISVLLAEHGPGLVVSRDLPKLGYKGVESCELSFEGYRAPVDALLGGVEGRGFAQMMKGLETGRLQVAARALGVGRAALEDSLRYAQERESFGKPIWRHQAIGTYLADMATKLTAARQLVLYAAREADAGRRVDMEAGMAKLFASETAMELALNAVRIHGGYGYSTEFDVERYFRDAPLMIVGEGTNEIQRNVIAAQLVARGGLDG; from the coding sequence ATGAGCGTCCTGGACATCCTCTCCGACGACGAGCGTCTCGTCGTACGGACCGTGCGCGAGTTCGTCGACAGAGACGTCCGGCCCGTCGTCCGGGAACTGGAGCACAGCGACACCTACCCCGAGCACCTCATCGAGAGGATGAAGGAACTCGGCGTCTACGGCCTGGCCATCCCCGAGGAGTACGGCGGCAACCCCGTCTCCACGCCCTGCTTCGTCCTGGTCACCGAGGAACTCGCGCGCGGCTGGATGAGTCTGGCCGGGGCGATGGGCGGCCACACCGTCGTCGCCAAGCTGCTCCTCCACTTCGGGACCGAGGAGCAGAAGAGCCGCTGTCTGCCGAGGATGGCCACCGGAGAGCTCCGCGCCACCATGGCGCTGACCGAGCCGGGCGGCGGCAGCGATCTCCAGTCGATCACCACTGTCGCCCGCCGCGAGGGCGACGAGTACGTCGTCGACGGGGCGAAGACCTGGATCACCAACTCCCGCCGCTCCGGGCTGATCGCCCTCCTCTGCAAGACGGATCCGACCGCCGAACCGCGCCACACGGGCATCTCCGTGCTGCTCGCCGAACACGGTCCCGGCCTTGTCGTCTCCCGAGACCTGCCCAAGCTCGGCTACAAGGGCGTGGAGAGCTGCGAGTTGAGCTTCGAGGGCTACCGGGCGCCCGTCGACGCCCTGTTGGGCGGCGTGGAGGGACGCGGTTTCGCCCAGATGATGAAGGGGCTGGAGACCGGACGGCTCCAAGTCGCCGCCCGTGCCCTGGGCGTGGGGCGGGCCGCGCTGGAGGACTCGCTGCGCTACGCCCAGGAGCGCGAGAGCTTCGGCAAGCCGATCTGGCGTCACCAGGCGATCGGCACCTACCTCGCCGACATGGCGACCAAGCTGACGGCCGCCCGCCAACTCGTGCTGTACGCGGCCCGGGAGGCCGATGCCGGACGCCGGGTCGACATGGAGGCCGGCATGGCCAAGCTGTTCGCGTCCGAGACGGCGATGGAGCTCGCTCTCAACGCCGTACGGATTCATGGCGGTTACGGGTACTCCACCGAGTTCGACGTCGAGCGGTACTTCCGGGACGCGCCGCTGATGATCGTCGGCGAGGGGACCAATGAGATCCAACGCAACGTGATCGCGGCTCAGTTGGTGGCGCGGGGTGGTCTGGATGGCTGA